In the genome of Fusobacterium necrogenes, one region contains:
- a CDS encoding thiamine ABC transporter substrate-binding protein, whose product MRKILFGCLFIIGININAEEIIIYGPSSMKWIEKEYGRVFKKETGDSIKFISIDGIVGRLKLEKKRPRADVVVGLTELTTEMARRENLILPYVPKNIDNIANESFKMSSEYVIPMDYGILAINYNKEKISTPPKSLKELGAMTKQLMVENPKVSITGEEALQWSIALYGENWLDFWKELKPAIYSVEPGWSEAFAKFTAGEAPMMVGYATSNLFFTGEDSSKYDSFLLEDGNYIYQEGAALVNKKEVKDGAKKFMERVLSDKFQKIMSEENYMFPVTNIEVSEGFKNVPTTDKTVKLTKEQIEDLIENLDIYKTQLIDILKK is encoded by the coding sequence ATGCGAAAAATTTTATTTGGATGTTTGTTTATTATTGGAATTAATATTAATGCTGAAGAAATAATTATTTATGGACCTAGTTCTATGAAATGGATAGAGAAGGAGTATGGAAGGGTTTTTAAAAAAGAAACTGGAGACAGTATAAAATTTATCTCAATAGATGGTATAGTAGGAAGATTAAAACTTGAAAAGAAAAGACCTAGAGCAGATGTAGTAGTGGGACTTACAGAGCTTACTACTGAGATGGCAAGAAGAGAAAATTTAATATTGCCATACGTGCCAAAAAATATAGATAATATAGCTAATGAAAGTTTTAAAATGAGTAGTGAGTATGTAATTCCTATGGATTATGGAATTCTAGCTATAAACTATAATAAGGAAAAAATATCTACTCCACCTAAATCATTAAAAGAGCTTGGAGCTATGACTAAGCAACTTATGGTAGAAAATCCAAAAGTTTCTATTACAGGGGAAGAGGCACTTCAGTGGAGTATAGCACTTTATGGAGAGAATTGGCTAGATTTTTGGAAGGAATTAAAACCAGCAATATATAGTGTAGAGCCAGGTTGGAGTGAAGCTTTTGCAAAGTTTACAGCAGGAGAAGCACCTATGATGGTGGGGTATGCAACAAGTAATCTATTTTTTACAGGAGAGGATTCATCTAAATATGATAGTTTCTTATTAGAAGATGGAAACTATATCTATCAAGAGGGAGCAGCTCTAGTAAATAAAAAAGAGGTTAAAGATGGAGCTAAGAAATTTATGGAGAGAGTTTTATCTGACAAGTTTCAAAAAATTATGAGCGAAGAGAACTATATGTTTCCAGTTACTAATATAGAAGTAAGTGAGGGATTTAAAAATGTACCAACTACTGATAAAACTGTAAAACTTACAAAGGAACAGATAGAGGATTTAATAGAAAATTTGGATATTTATAAAACACAACTTATTGATATATTAAAAAAATAA